TGCCGTTTCTGATGGCGGGGAGCAAGGAGCGCCCGGAAAAAGGCTTCATTTTCGGGGTGACCAGATAGACGCTCAATTCCACTCCTGGAAGCGCGAGCACTAATTCAGCAacgtgggtttttttttgtttatttatttatttaatatgtatatatatttaaatatatttattgattttttacagagagtaagggagagggatagagagttagaaacatcgatcagctgcctcctgcacgtcccccactggggatgtgcccgcaaccaaggtacatgcccttgaccggaatcgaacccgggacccttcagtccgcaggccgacgctctatccactgagccaaaccggctagggcttttaatatatttttattgacttcagagaggaagggagaggggggagagagagagagagaaacatcaatgatgagagagaatcatggatcggctgcctcctgcacgcccccgactggggatccgGGCCCACAACCCCGGGTTTATGCCCCTGacacaggaatcgaacctgggacccttccgtctgcaggaccggctctatccactgggccacaccggtaGGGCAGCCATGGGGGGTTTTGAAGGAAGCCCAGGCTGGcgggtaggtgtgtgtgtgtcagccCTGCCCAAGGGGGGAGGTCCCCACTTCTCCGAACGGCTGCTTGTGGGCTGGGGCGTCCTCTGGACAGCAGGGAACATGGGGGACCCCTGAGGGGACACGAGCTGCCGGAGGAGGCGAGTTCACATTGACTGAGCatcatcgtgtgtgtgtgtgtttgtgtgtgtgtgtgtgtgtgtgtgtgtgtttaggggggCGGGACCCTGTCCCCCACAACCCCCTGTGCATCACCCCCTTTCACAGACCTCAGCTCGTGAGCGAAGGGGCAGGACCCCAGCTCAGACCTGTCTCAGTCTGGCGCCCAAATGGGTCCCCCACCCCTTGCACGGGGACACCCAACCGTGGgacctccccaacttccctcctcccccgccccccgccccattcCCTGGGGCCGCGAGTTCCTCAGGGTCTCAGATCACGTGCCCACCTTACCATCTGGCCGACGGGAGCCCCGTGGGAGGTTCTGAGCGCACAGTGGGTCCACGGGGCCGGCCGGAGCCGCGCCTCTccggtcccaccccacccccagccctccgcCTCCCCCCGGCCGCCCGGGTCGGGGAAAGGGGGGGCGCCCCGCGGGCCGGCGCCCTGACGTCAGCCCGCAGAGTGCTGAGTGCAGAGCccacaggtgggcggggccgggacACGCCTTCCCGGGTCGGGACAAAACGGCGCGCGCGGGGCGCACGGGACACCCGCCGCGGAGCGCTTCCCGCAGAGCCGCCCGACCCGCCCGCCGCAGGTGAGTGCGCCCGGGGGCGCCCGGTCAGCGCATCGGCGGAGGGCGCCccgggccgcgcgcccccgggCCCAGCCGGCTCCCAGCGGGGGAACCCCGGCTCCTCCgcggcgccccccgccccgcgctcccGGGCGCCCCCGGGTCCTCCCCGCCGCCGGGAAAGTTGGAGGAAAGCGGCGCGGCCGGGCGCGGGCGCGGAGGGCGGAGCAGGGGCGGCGGTCAGCCCGGCGGCGGCGCTTCTCTTTCCGGGAGGCGCCGGGTCCCTCCCCGCCGGGGCTCCCACGTGCCCGCCCCCCGCTGGTCCCCCAGCTGCACAGCGGGCCATTTTGCGCGCCCCTGGCGCCCCTGGCACCGCGcgggggttggggatggggtggggggggaggcatcGGCGCTCCCCCCTCccgcaccctccccccaccccgggcctggGAGAGCCTGCGGGCGAGTGCGGCCCGGGACTTGGGGTGCGTTTTCAGTCCCCAAAGAACCGGATGGAAGCGCAAGGctccccctccaccacccacGTCTCGGTGCGAATGGGGACGGTTTCGGAGCCCAAATCACCGCCACGGGTGCATGGGGGCCTCAGTCCTTgaaggctgggggggcgggggggctggtgTTGAGCTCAGTCACAGCGAGTTGCATATGTTACCCAACATTTACCCAGCATGCAGCGGATGCAGGTGTTTGTTtcgttttaaaatgtatttttattgatttcagagaggaagggagagagagagagagagagagagagagagagagagagagacatccatgatgagagagaaccatcgatcggctgcctcctgcacgccccacactggggatcgagccccaaacccgggcctgtgccctgaccgggaatcgaaccctgaccccctggttcctaggtggatgctcagccactgagccacaccggccggccgGGCAGGTGTTCTGTCTGCTCACAGGCGGGTGAATATTCTGAAGGTCCCTGTGCTGGCGTCATCGGCTCCGGCCCCCGGTCTAGCCCTGGGGCAGTGGGTGAGGCCAGGCCCTTCCctggagccctgagccctgacccctgACCGATGGGGTGGATGAAGGacaggcccctcccagcccagagggCTAGCCTTGGGGTCCCGCGCCCGCTGGGCCGGAGCCGGAGAGGCACCCCGAGTCGGGGGAGAGTCGGGGGAGAGGTGGCGTGAAGGCGAACTGGCTGCTGCTCGACCCTGTGTGACCTCGGACAAGTGACTTCTCCCAGCTCCGTTCCCTTTGGGGGTGGAGCGCAGGGACTGGGACGAACTGGGGTCGGCCACTgtcttctccctgccccccctcctagctggggtttgggggggggaacGGTGAATGTGCTCAGCTTCCCCTGCTCTCACTCAGCCATCGTCAAACTCTCCCAGAGGATGGGGACTGACCCTTGGCCTCTGGGAGGGTGTGGGGCTGCGGGGTGGACAGGGAAGGAAGTGTGTGGGGCAGAGGGCGGGGTCCgggccagaggagagggagggagccctgTCCCTGCAGAGGGTCTGGGGGGGGGACGCAGGGAGAAGCTGAAGGGcagactccccctccccaacccgcTGGTCTGCCCTTCAGTAACCTGTGAGTGACAGCAGAGCCACcgccctgccgccccccccccgcctgccccccccccccccgtctgccCCGGCCCCTTCCTTCCTGGCCCCCCTGCTTTCTTTCTTAATTGCGAGCGTCTGCCTCGGGAGCCGGGGTTCCGGCCGGAGTGGCAGGCTCGGAGCCCTGTGCTGACCCTGCGTCGGGGATGGGTAAACATTGGGCCGTGAAAGGGGTGCGTGAGGGATGGGGTCGCCGTGGCTCGTGGCGGAGCGGGGACACGTGCACACCTCACAGACAGTCACCGGCCCCCGGCTTTCCCAGGAGCCGTAGTGAGCGCCAGGGGAGGGGAAACGGCATTTTTAAGAAgtagatatgtttttatggatctcagagaggaagggagagggagagagagagaaacatccgtgatgagagagaatcacggatccgctgcctcctgcacgccccctactcggggatggagcccacaacccggggcatgtgccctgaccgggaatcgaaccctgacctcctggttcacaggtcgacgctcaacccctgacaCACGACAGCCGGGCCCAGTGGGTACGTTTTCAGGTCTGATGAGTGTTTGAATGTGGGGGCAGGTTTGCAGGAAAAGAGTCTGCTTGAGGAAagacacgcgcgcacacacacacacacacacacacacgcacgcacatacACACGGGAGCTGGTCGGGGGGAGGGCCGGGGTCCTGCTGACAGGAGCCTGCGGCTTCCAGTTGTcagtcatcgccatggtgatgccTGGCTGCAGACGCAGCTTCCCAGGAATCCGTCTGACGTCAGCGCCCAGGGATGCCCATGTATGGTAAAGCGTGTAAATACGGAGGCGGCCGTCCAGGCCCCGGCAATTCCAGAGCTTCCCCAGGAAGGCGGCCTGAGTCCTCCCCGCCTCCGGGGGCGTCGCAGCGGGGGCAGCCAGAGCCCGCCCGCCCCCGTTATCTGGGACGTCCACTGCAAACAACCTTTCTTATGTTCCATTTAATAAGAGAAGAGTGCTGActtgttttacttaatttttaacttttttaacgtatgtttgtattgatttcagagaggaagagagagggagggagagagcgagagaaacatccatgaggagagagaatcacggatcggctgcctcctgcacgccccaccctggggatccagcccccaacctgggcgtgtgccctgaccgggaatcgaaccttgacctcctggttcctaggtcgacgctccaccgcggagccaggccggccgggcgggCGCTAACTTGTTTTTAAACATGAACGGAAGAGAAATCATGCAGGCCTTTCCGCACGGGGTCACCGATGGTTACCCCGCGACGCTGGATTCATTCCAGAGGAAAGCACCGACACTGGATCCGTGGATCCCTCCGGAGACGCACGAGGATACAGGGTTTCCCGGAAGGGTCTCGGAATTCTGAAACCGCAGGCCCCAGCGTCTGCCTCGGTCGACCCTCAGATTTCTGAgctcccggggggaggggggtggggagaggggagcagagctGAGCGGTGCCAGGCGTTggagggccagcaggagaggaggaggcccagagagccCCGCCTTTGTCACCCACAGTCCCACGAGGGCCCCGGGACATGGTCTTGGAGAGAAAACTCCACGCAGAGAGTGAGCGAGCTGAGCTGGGCGGCCCGGCTGAGCTGGGGGCCACGGGCCTGGGGTGGTGCTGGCTCCCTGATTAGGGTGGAGACTTGCGTTCAGGGCTCCGAAGCAATCCTGGTtggtgagcccggccagcgtggctccgtggttgagctttgacccaggaaccaggaggtcatggttcgattcccggtcaagggcacatgcccgggttgcaggctcgatccccagtgtggggcgtgcaggaggcagccggtccgtgatccTCTCGCAcatcccatggatgtttctccctccctctcccttcctctctgaaaccaatacataaaaggagaaaaggaatccTCGTGAGACGTGGGGTCGAGGTCTCCACGCCGGCCACGTGTCCCCTGCCAGCGACCATTCCTGTCCGGGGAGGTCTCTTCCTGGACTGGACGGTGCAGGCCCCGAGCCCTGagccccgcctcctgcctccctcctccctccccttggctgccctcctgccccGGGGCCTGCGGGAAGGGCTGGATCCCGTGTACCTGGCCAGATACCACGGGGCTCAGGTGACGTGAGAGCACGCCCCTAGCTCAGCAAACACCTGGCAGGTCCCGACCGGACCGGACCGCGTGCGTGGGCGGGGACCGGGGCTCTGGCCAGGAGTCGCTCTGTGGCCCCAGGGCAGGTGAGCTGCtgggcggggagaggcggggTTTTTCCACCGGACACAGAGCCACGGACGGAGCCGGGCGTTGCTTGACTGGTTGGACCAGAGGAGGGTCCGGGCACTTAAGGACCATTCACCTCTGAGAtggcttatctttttttttttaatatattttattggttttttatggagaagaagggagagggatagagagttagaaacatcgatgagagagaaacatccatcagctgcctcctgcacactccctattggggatgtgcccgcagccaaggtacatgcccttgaccggaatcgaacctgggacccctcagtccgcaggccgacgctctatccacggagccacaccggttttggcagtttatcttttttaaaaaaatatttttattgatgtcagagaggaagggagagggagagagagagagagaaacctccatgaggagagagaatcatggatcggctgcctcctgcacgccccacactggtgatcgagcccaccacccaggcgtgtgccctgaccgggaatcgaaccctgaccttctggtcgacgctcaacctctgagccacgacGGCCGGGCAGCAGCCCTGAACTCTCGCTGAACCAGGCAGCTGGTCCCTAGAGCCCCATGGCAGAGAGGGCGGGGTGAACTGGGGGGCCTGAGGGCAGTCCCCGGGGGTGAGGGAgctcaggccccaggaggggtccAAGGATGGTGCCGAGTCAGGTGCCGTCGGAGAAACCCAACCTGCGGGCGTGTGTGGGACGTGCGTCAGCCGTGGCCGGTCCAGACCTGGACGGGGAGGCTGGCCGCCCGCAGTGGTCAACAACCCGTCACAGCCGCACGGGAAGGGACGGCGACCCCAGCtccaaccccccccacccccacttcatgcagcgtcccccccccccccagctctgcaCAGGCCTGACCCACCACTTCCcccggccaggccctgccctgggcactgAAGGCCTGACTCAGCGATTCAGTCacccgtggttgagcatcgacttaggacccaggaggtcacggttcgattcccggtctgggcacacgcccgggtggcgggctcgatccccagtggggggcgtgcaggaggcagccgatccacgattctctctcatcatggatgtgtctgtctctctctccccctctcccttcctctctgaaatcagtataaatattaaaaaataaatcagcactgaccggtttggctcagtggatagagcgtcggcctgcggactgaagggtcccgggttcgattccggtcaagggcatgtaccttggttgcaggcacatccccagtggggggcttgcaggaggaggctgatcgatgtttctgactctctatccctctcccttcctctctgttaaaaaatcaataaaatatatttaataagaaagaaagaaatcaccaGTGGGTGAGGGGCAGTGACAGGCGATGGAGCTAGAAAGTGAGTGGAGGCTGTGCCGTGGGGGACGCTCaaagggagcgggggggggggggggacttggtTTTCTCGGGCACTAGGGAGCCACTGATGGTTGTAGAGCAGAGGCAGccgtggggggtggaggaggacagCGATTCCAGAAGCTGTGACCTAGGAATCCAGGGGGGGGCGATGCATTCGGTCATAAAGGAACTGGCTTCGACCATAAAGggagtttgttttttccttttctccttttttgttgGTTTCTCTAAACTGAAAAATTCAGAGAGGGTTTGGCTGCGTTCTGGTGGCTTGGTGATGTCACCGCACACtggggtttctttgtctctcggctctgtgttcccagctgtcagccgccgcccgcccgggccTGCCGGCCCCTCTCTGGGGACAACGGCCCAGAGTCCCTTGCTCCCCTGTCCTCACTGCAggcgagggaggaggggagctgcttccagaagtttctctcagaagATCAGGTTCCGAGCCCCCACAGCTCCCTTCTTCTGTATCGATGCCCCAAAGACAGTGTATCCTGGCCCCTCCCCGAGCCAGGGGCCAGGGATGGTTCGGTGAAGGCCAGGCCACGCCTTGTGGCTGGAAGTCGGGGTCGCTAACCGAGAAAAAGGACCGCAGGCCGacgacgctctgtccacggagccgcGCCGGCCCGGGCTGGcctgctctcctcctgcctctcctgggcCGGCCGTCTGACCCGGCGGCCTGCGTGCCCTCCCCCTGGGGGCTCATGGCCGTCTCTGTGCCCAGGTTCAGGATGCCCAACTGGGGAGGAGGCAAGAAGTGCGGCGTCTGCCAGAAGACCGTGTACTTTGCCGAGGAGGTGCAGTGCGAAGGCAGCAGCTTCCACAAATCCTGCTTCCTGTGCAGTGAGTAGACCTGGCCCGCGGTTGCCAAGGggacgggggtgagggggggggcacCCCAGGGCCGGGCCTGTCGGAGCCCCAGGGAGCTGGCCCCGCGTGGTATGTAAACAGCCTGACATTtggctgcagccccggctggggggggggggtggcgggaggcACTTAAGGGCCCTTTGTTCCCCGGAAGCCGCTGTCCAAGCcgacacaggccagggccagggccggtgggggcggcgggcgggcgcgggccgAGCGCCAGGCTGCGGAGACGCGGTGAGGGGAACTTTCCACTCGCTCcgtccttcctccctctgccaccGTCCCGTGTCCCGGGAGAGGGAGGCGGGTTCGGCCGAAGCGTTCGCCGGCCTGCGggttagccctggctgggggccagccagccctcaccTCGGTCACTCCCCTTCCTGCACCCACAGCCTGGGACAGGCCACGGGGAACCCCAGCTCCTGGGTCTCCGCGCCCGACAGCCCAGAGCAGGGCTCGCTGCCATCCCAGCCGGGACCGGGGGAGCAGGCGGCAGATGCCCAGGGACGAGGGGTGTGTTCCCAGCACCCAGGAGGTGACGTCGTGGGGAGGTGTCCCCAGTTCATTGTGATCAGAGCTGAGGATCTGGGTTTGAAGATGGGGCATCTTCCGCCGACACGGTGCCCTGGAAGGCGGGCAGAGGGGACGCTGGGATGGCCCCAGTTTCAGCCAGTTCTGTTGTCAGGGTTTATGTTGGGCTccgttttgttttattaaaattccagaggcccggtgcacgaaattcgtgcacgggtagggtccctaggcctggccggtgatctgatcggggccttccagctgccggctggggcctgccttcgttctgcgccgccccctggtggtcagcgcacatcatagcgatcgaTTGAACtacagaggggacaatttgcgtattaggcttttatatagacagatatttttattgatgtcagagaggaagggaaagggagagagagagaaacgtccatgatgagagagaatcctggatcggctgcctcctgcacgccccctgaccgggaattgaaccgagacctcctggttcgtaggtcgatgttcaactactgagctacaccggccgggccgggccaggaCTCGGCTTTAATCTCTGTGTGGTGATGGGCAGGTTGCcctggggacgggggtggggggcttctCTCTGGCTGAGTTTTCTCGCTGTTTCCCGGGAGATAAGGATGCCGGGCTGTGGCTCGGGCAGTGAAGCGCCTAAAGGAAGAGTGAGTGTTCAGCAGGTGACCTCAGTGAGACGGGGTCACAGAGGAGACCCCGCAGGGGCCGAAGACCCAGCCCCCGGCCCTCCTCCCGTGTCACAGGAAGCACCCTTAGGAGAGTCTGGGGCATCTTCGTCCCAGGTGCCTTGCGATCCAGGGTGGGAACCAGTTGGGCCACCTGCTCGCCAGGCCTCTCCCTGCTGCCGGCTGGATCTgcagggccctgcccctgccacagcCCATGGgcgccgctccctggtggtcagcacatgtcatagcaatcgatttgcatattaggcttttatatagatagatatttgtattgatttcagagaggaagggaaagggcggGGTCTTAGCCCTGGTCCGCTTGCCGACAGCAGCATCTTGTTATCAGCAGCTCACGTCCCTGAGGAATGTTCAGGCCGCTGACTTTTTCAGGACGAATTAGAGGGTTTGGCCTTGGCCAGGATGAGGGTCCGGGCTGCTGGGGCCCGAGGGCCTCTGTGCTTTCGGATGTTGCTTCATCCCCGACCAGGAGGCCAGCTGTGGCCAATCCTCCCCTTCGTCAGGAATTCAGGGGCCACGGCATGAGGAGGTGTGGACGATTCGAAACAGTTGTACAAGTCAGGCCacgtggcccggccggcgtggctccgtggttgagcgttgacctatgagccaggaggtcacggtccaattcccggtcagggcacatgcccaagtggcaggctcgatccccagtgtggggcgtgcagcaggcagccgatccatgattctctctcatcatggatgtttctatctctctctccctctctttcctctctgaagtcaataaaaaatatattaaaagaaaaaaaaagtcgccctagccggtttggctcagtggatagagcgtcggcctgcggactgaggggtcccgggttcgattccggtcaagggcatgtaccttggtggtgggcacatccccagtggggggtgtgcaggaggcggctggtcgatgtttctctctcatcgatgtttctggctctctgtccctcccccttcctctctgtaaaaaatcaataaatatattaaaaataaaaaagtcaggcGGCAGAGCAGGGCTGAAGGGGGTGTTGTGAAGCTCACAGCCCCGCGTGGGGAGCGGGCTCAGGtccctgggggctctggggtcGGAGCTCAGGAGGTGCCCgccggcggggtggggcggggcggggctgggtccCGGTGCCCAGGACGGCCGCGGGCACGCAGCGGCCCGTTTGGAACGGAGAGGGTGTCGCTTTCCGTGGGCCCTGAAGAGCGTCCAGCTCGCGTTCAGGAATTCAGAGTAACCCTCGGAGTCACAGGACTTTTCCTTCTAAGGCAGAGAGCGGCCGCGGGGCTGGGGCCtcggcctgggcctggctggcgtgcAGGGCCGTAGCTCCCGGCTGGCCAGGCCCGAGGGTGTCCCCAGAGCCCCCCTGACCACCGCGGTCCTGGCTCTGGGTTCGGCTCGGCGTGGCGCCTACATTCCCTTTCTGGGTCTGGGACGGACGACGGGAAGGCGGGATGAAGCGATAGACGGACTCGGGGAGCGTGGCCTTTGACCCGGGAGCAGGGACGGAGGGGGCCTGCGCCGCGCTCCCGTGGccgcacacagtaggtgtgtCGCACACAGTAGGTGCGTAGGGCATGTGATCAGCTGGCGGGAATGCTCAGCTCCTCGGTGGGGGGGACCCGCTTCCTCGGCTCTTGTCCTGCGGCGTTCATTTGGTTCCAGGACATTCCTTAAGGATCGGGGTTCAGCCGTGCCCCACGGACTGCCCCCTCAAACCTGCGCGGAGGACAGAAAGCCCCGGAGctgccctgcctgtcccctccccctccgccctcctccctcctccctcccaggaggtTTAAAGCTGGGCTCCTTGCAACCGGCCCCCCCTCTTGCCTTTAAAGGGCCAgcgtcccctccctctgagccccAGGTTTAGAGGCTCCAGACTAAATAAGGGCCCTCCTGTCCTGTCCTCGAGATCCCCGCCTCATTCCAGCGCTGGGGCAGCCCAAATACGGAGCTTCCCGCCGCCTCCCTGGGGCTTGGCTCCGGGACGCGGGGAACAGCGGGCCGAGGCCTCCAACATTCCCTTCTAGGGTGGAAGTCGGGACGCGCTTCCCGTAAGACCCAGAACGAACGGGGAATCCCAGGACCCGggccgcagagagcagagaaggggGGTCTCTTCCCACGGGTCCCTCCGCCAGGCGCCCCGGGGGCTCAGCCAGAGGGGACCCAGGGCCTGCAGTCCGTCCTCCGGGGGCTCCCTGCCGGGCGGACTGAGCCCCGACTTCTAGATCCTCCTGACAACCGCCCGCCGTGCGGCTCTGCTCTGCCTGTCCTCCCCGGGCCCCGTGCTCTccgcctcccacacgcacctgctcagggcctccctccccacgccccactcctccacccccgcccccatcagcaCCCCCAGGTGCTCCGCTCCCCAAAGTTTctgctggcccaggtcagggagggGGAGCCCCTGCAACCTTTCCCACCTCAAcacacagcccggccggcgtggtcagggttcgatgcccggtcagggcacaggcccgggttgtgggctcgatccccagtagggggcgtgcaggaggcagccggtccatgattctctctcatcgtggatgtttctctctccctctctcccttcctctctggaatcaatacaaatacactttaaaaaaggaaatgtggcCGTcaccgttgtggctcagtggatggagcgtcggcctgcggactgaggggtcccgggttcgattccggtcaagggcatgtaccttggttgcgggcacatccccagtagagggtgtgcaggaggcagctgatcgatgtttctctctctcatcgatgtttctaactctctctccctctctgtttctctctgtaaaaaaaaaaatcaataaaaaatatattttttaaaaaaaggaaatgtgtttcaaaaataataataaatactaaattTCCCTTTGGGGCGCATTGCTtcacctgcaccccctccccccacgtaGACACGGATCGTCCCTCCTGGACCCCACTGCTGGGAGCCGgaaagccccgcccctccctcccttccttcctgtcttttttctcctctcctgtCGGGACACGGGACACGGGACACGTGATCTCTTTCTCGTGGGCAGAGTGAAGGCCTCCCGGGCTCCCtgggctgctgcctcctccagacccCGCGTGCACGGGGAGGcgcgggggctgggggctgagggggagcCGCCGGGGCCTCACGCGCTGcgttcccccctcaccccccgtcccccgccccccgccccccgcagtggTCTGCAAGAAGAACCTGGACAGCACGACCGTGGCCGTGCACGGCGAGGAGATCTACTGCCGGTCCTGCTACGGCAAGAAGTACGGCCCCAAGGGCTACGGCTACGGGCAGGGCGCCGGCACGCTCAGCACCGACAAGGGGGAGTCGCTGGGCATCCGGCATGAGGAGTGAGTACcgagccccccaaccccccccccgccgccccgccgccccccagaCACTCAGCCACGGCTGGTTCCACATCGACGGCTCCGAAGGCCTATTTCCGGGGTCTCCGTGGGGCCCCCGCTACATGCCAGGCCCATCGGAGGAGCTGGGGTCCCAGGGGAACTAGGCAGGCCGGGCGCCCCCCTATGTGGCCGGttagagctgggagggagggccccCCCCCGGGATAACTGGGCcccatgtccccctttttttagAGGTGTGTAtttttatggatgtcagagaggacgggaggtgggggagagtgagagagagagaaacattgatgtgagagagaatcatggatcggctgcctcctgcatgccccacactggggaccgagcccgcaac
This sequence is a window from Eptesicus fuscus isolate TK198812 chromosome 24, DD_ASM_mEF_20220401, whole genome shotgun sequence. Protein-coding genes within it:
- the CSRP1 gene encoding cysteine and glycine-rich protein 1 isoform X2; the protein is MVRFRMPNWGGGKKCGVCQKTVYFAEEVQCEGSSFHKSCFLCMVCKKNLDSTTVAVHGEEIYCRSCYGKKYGPKGYGYGQGAGTLSTDKGESLGIRHEEAPGHRPTTNPNASKFAQKMGGSERCPRCGQAVYAAEKVIGAGKSWHKSCFRCAKCGKGLESTTLADKDGEIYCKEAQL